From the Astyanax mexicanus isolate ESR-SI-001 chromosome 12, AstMex3_surface, whole genome shotgun sequence genome, the window AATTAAACTGTAACTTTTTTGCGGTGCTGTTTGTTTAGGTTAATTATTCGCTGGAAATAAAATACACACCAGAACCCGGACTGTTCGTGCATTCAAACACACTCCTCAGGTGAAGAGAAGGCGAGTCAGCAGGTGGGATAATGAAGTGAGAGTGGTGTGAAGACCCTCCGAGCAAAGTCCCCTCATTCAGACAGACTCTTACACACCTCTtcccgcgtgtgtgtgtgtgtgtgtgtgtgtgtaaacgctTACACAGGAGGAATGTCGCCCCCAGTGTTAGGGAGCGCGTGCTTGAGTCCATAAGATCCTGTTTGTCTCTCTAAAACAGAAGTTCTTCAAGTTTTCTAATTAATTTGATAAATttgattactgttttaatgcgttTTTTAAAATGGGACAATTGAGATTTACCCAATTTTgagaagctgccagagggaatctcagtagacagAAATTTGCTTTTAtaaaaaacctgtaaaaaactCTAAGAAACTGTGCTTTtgctgtgtttaatattaaagctGCATGTAAAGTTGAAGGGGAATGCTAACttcttgtaaaataaataaatataaaggaaaCAACAGCTTAAGCATCACTTTAAATGGCgctatctgtttaaaaaaaattatgcaagaaattataatttttttttacccagcACTAGTTGGAGCCCTCCATTGTGAGATAAAAGCAAGTTTAACAGCTTTTTCCACAAgcctattttattctgttttattctgaGGTAcaataaggctttaaattaaactatacCAGTTagctccgaccctgcaatgtgattagctgagaggcgttctatgagtgccattatcagccaataatgcactttaaccgaagctctccatgtattactcagtcacatacaggtaatctagcaatgATGCGCCGCTAAACGGTGATTAACAGCAATAATGGTACGATggcaactagattgcagttccagcagaaactgcgagtgtgattgcagttgGCCGGGGTAccaaaacttttgaccagtagctccatatacacacacacacacacacacagtattggagctctggggtgtccaagcttttgaccagtagctccatacacacacagtactggagctctGGGGTACGCAAACTTTTGATCTCATGCTGCATCCATTAATTTTCAATAGGCAAAAAAACGCatgtttacgaagtttttacgaaaaatgAAAGTACGATCGGAAAGGACGCACATTTTAGCATTCGAACGGAGTCGATATCTCAAAATTTGCAGCACTAGTTAGCCGGACAAAAATCCAGAGGATAAGAAGAAGACATGAGAACAGCACTGTGATTgcctactgcaatcacactaataatacactcaaggtgcACACTattacatgtaatattggcactgctgtgctaatCTACAGCActtgtgccaatattacacgttatagcacaaactttgagtgtattattgtgatacCACAATTTTATTATCGATGTATATTGAAAAATAGAGTTAAAATGGATGAGAAAATACAACCTGcaaattaaaatagttccattgctgctctgtttggcttccAACACTGCATCGTTAGTAAGTTACGTGTATGTGGCCGAATAATACAttgagagctttggttacagcaCATTACCTATAACGGCACTCTGTAGAGTCCTATAGGCAGCCTGTCAGCCAATTCCATTGCAGGGTCGTAACTAAATGTGGTATAATCTAccttaaaatattcagtaaacGCATTCTGTGCAATCTTTAAGAAACATCAGGCTGTTCATTTTTTGAAGTGAGCAACAGAAAAAAATTTCATAAAAActggcattttattatttttgacaaATGACAAAACTCTACAAATGTATCTGGGAGAGAAAATTCAAAGACAacttgagtaaaaaaataaaataaaaatatgaaaaaataaaacaagaaaaagaggaaggaAACCCCAAAATTACTGCTCTTTATCAACAATCTAAAGCACAATGCCATATCCTGTTTCTTTTAAAACATGCTGGAAAAAAGACGACTGTGGGCCTCGTTATAGAGTGGCAGACCTACAAAACTTTCAGAGGTAGAGCAAACCCAATAAACACTGGGCTTTATAAACCCAGTGACAgagaggaaacaaaaaaaaaataataaacacacaacCATCAACAAGATCTTTTCTCCAGGTTTACAGCTGCACTGATTCCTGAAACTCTACGGCAGAGGAGAGACCAAGACACTTACAGGACAGGTATGGGAACATAGTAATTGTATCCCATATAAATCACttgatatttacatatatatttttttttcttacaacccCAATATATTTGTCttcaaagagaaaaaaagcatgtttaaaaaaaaaaaataaaaaaaaaaaaaggaaaaaatactcattaaaaaaaatccaagatTTCTGTGTACATTCTGGACTGATTCAAGGTGGTTGGTtaaggaaaagcaaaaaaaaaaaaaaaaaaaaaaaaaaaaaacgctcacaGCTGTTCAGAATACAGGACTTCAAATTGTCAAAAGAACACAGGacctgcaaaacaaacatccagcaaAAAGCAAAACCCTACAATGCGTTTCTGTAAAGCACTGAAAAACATGTGGTAACAaatcaattattttaaaaaataccaaGCATTTAGATTATATGCTTAAAGATCAGACATTTGGAGGACAAACCAAATATATCCCTTCCTCTGGCCTGAAAGAACTCAACAAGAGGTCTTCACACAAAATCTAAGCTTCCATAGGATATGACATGAGGGAGAAACATTTCACAGACGCATTTTGTGCTAGGAGTCAGGCAGCGCTGCTGGAAAGGAGGAGCTGGAGTAGTACTGCAGTGGGCTGGAGGTCCTGAGAGAGGTGGAGACAGAACAGGTTACTCATGGTGGTGTCCCAGCAAATGGAGAGCACTGtggagagaatgaaaaagagagagtcaGTCCACTGTTATGTCATTAGCAGCTAATCCTAACTTCAAAACGCACTGTGACAAGACAGTAGCTTTTTGTTCTTTGATGCATTACAGACACCTTGATTCAAGTCAATAGTCATTCCAGCATGGATTAATAATAGTCAGAAACACATTACCTAACCAAGCAGTCATTAACCAGGTTTAATTGGTTCTGATTTAGTTACGATTATGCTCTCGAACATCTGTGCAGGGTCTGCTACAGCTAAGCTTCAGAATATACATGGCTTAAACTGTGTGATGTTTCTTATACATAATTCTTACTTTACAGAGTAAGAAAGACAAGAAGGCTCTGTTGGACTTACCTGTTCTGTAACAGGTACTGTGCATTCTGAATCTGATCCTGGGTTCCTGTTATGGTGATAATGCGATCTTCTGAACCTTGAAGTGGTTCATCAATTTTAATCGATGCTCCAGATTCATGCCGGATCTGCTTAATCCTCTGGCCTCCTTTTCCAATGATTGACCCTGCCAACTGCGAAATAGTAAGGTTTAGAGTCAGTTTGCATTTTCCAACTAAGACTGGGTATTGTGAATAAAAATTCATTTCTTGATGCGTTTCGATACACCACCAACAAAGAACATAATATTATTTGTACATTATAGTAAATAGCAAACTGTGTATCTAAGTATTTCACTAATGTAGCATATTGCATTAATTTTGTTTAAGATGGTTATTTACGAATTAAATCATGCTGCACCATTAattgtaatatttgtattttatgtagtataaaatgattaaatgtatagacaataggggtgtcacgatttcgatatttcatcgaaattgtgtcatggtctcgagcctcgaagtcaaaaagttGATCGaagatccctccctctaagctacgcaagcacacgcgagctacgcaaatggtgcagccATATAAGCATCacatatcaagcccaccttttaaataagatattgtaaattcgattaatcaaaccaatgactgaccatagactaatctaaaactggcataggcctctctgctgtaaaaaaaaaaaaaaaaaaaaaaagaaaatcgagaaccgaatcgtgaccctaaaatcggaaataaaatcgaatcaaggatttagagaatcgtgacactccTAATAGACAATAACAATATATTGCCCAGTCCTGGCTGCAATTATTCTTACTTGTAGGGCTTCAGGTCATGTTGTAAAAATAACTGCGTATCATAAGTGCacaactgaacacacacacttacatcttTGGGAATTGTCACTTGTGTGGTGACCACCGGCCCACCCATATCACCATAGCTGCCCCTTCCACCTGAACAATAACACAGACAGACAAGAAATGCATGTCCTGGTTAGATATTGCCATTGACAGGAGCACAAAATTCAATTTCACTAATTTGCAATGGTTTAGGACACTTACCAGACTGATAGCTGTCCCATGAGGAGTTGtctaatatttgtttaaaaaggaagaaagaaaaaatgattaataattgtTCTCTTTCTGACAAAAGATATAAATAGATGCATACACATGTATTATTGCTGTCAGACAAAAACTGCAAccttttatatatacacatttatttcattttactaaaacacacTTTAGGTTGTTTCTCACACAGGGATTAGGCCGGGTCAAAGTTTTCCTTTCAATGTAAAGCCTGCATTTAAAATGCTATGGAATCCAAGAGTATGTTTAATCTCTACCTGAAAAACTGCCTTAATGCGAACCTTGTCATTtcaaaatgttataataaatggaccaacagaaacgCTGGAACAAAATCAAAAAAGTTTAAATCGCTTCTAAAATTACCATTTTTGAAAGCAGAATTTTTGAACAATAGCAACAATAGATTATGTAAATAAACGCGCATTATTGCATAGATATTCCAAAATGAACACTTACCATATCCATCATTCTGTAGGGGCAAAGAGTGAAAGAGATGGTAAGAAACCTGAACAAAACACCATTTTTAGCAAACTAACAATAAACCAATGCCTGCATTCAGTCAGCTCAGTCGCACTTCCGTTTCTATGGTAACAAGTAATTTAGATTTCTGTTGCCAGGTAACAACAGGAAGTCAGTCTCAGGCAACCATCTGCCCATATAGTGTGTAGACACTTCTGGCTACAGAAGCCATCTTCTGAACTAGCATAGCATAGCTTCTAGTTTAGGCCAAGCCCAAAATCTCATCACGAAGAAGCAGCTGAAAGAATGCAGCTAAGTAAAATAGGAACCGAGATCACAGGGTGTACTCACCATGCTGCCTCCATAACGATCCCGGGGTCTACCTCTCCTGTCCCCTCTGGCAATTGAAAAATGTACAGATGTCAGAAAAGCTCAGAAACACTTCCAAGGCCAACACTGTACTCCAAGTGCTGCTGCAGGACAGGCTGCTGAACAACAATAAAGAACTTACTGTCTGTCATCCGAGTGACTGCGATGGGAGCTGTAATACTGGTCGTCTctgtaaaacacatacacacacatacacggtCAGCGcgcatcataaaaaaaatcaatgcataCTTAAACAAGTTTACTAACAAGGCTTGACTTGGTATGTTCTAACTATAATGCATATCTTCAAACCAATCTATAATTctaacatttaaattaagcttGTCATTTCTATAGTGCTCTTTATACTGGTTGGACAAACCAGCCCTGTTCTAACTGTCAttcaaaaaacaaaactgaactccTAAGAACTGTTTTGAATGAGCAGAGCTAAACTGGCAAAACTGGAATAGGCATAGGTATGTAAATAATCCATCTGAAAATAGGCATGTAGTTGTTCAAAGTAACACATTAGTGCAAATGTAAGGGGATTACATTAAGTGACAGAAATGCACTTAATTGTGCCACTGTTTTAATGGCTAAAAAATACCATATTAAAACTAACACCCAACTACAGCATACAGAATAAGCTTACATATAACTAGACatcagagaatatatatatatatatatatatatatatatatatatatatatatatatatatatatatatatatatatatatatatatatatatagttcagtgAATTACCAATTTGTGTCAGTTTACAAACCATTTTGCCTGATTTTGAAACACTAAGCACAGATTTATTGCAggttttatacaggagtttcagtttagttctccagcacagaggatGAAGCAGTATTAAGATTAGCAGTTAACctctatttccccattcagaggtgagtattatcggcctgttgctgctgttaaccccggctagcactgctggagcagtataagcattagacgcactagctctttcgtcgctcagaggtgagtatactgaACTGCAGTCTTGAAATCCAGCACGtctcatgtatgaaaatagacgttcattaaaagtgcgccttataatgcaaaaatacagtacacacacacacacaatagcaaATTGTTTTACACATATGTGCAACTGCTTCGCTCCAAATATGCTCCAAAAGGAGTGCTCCTGAAAATAAAGCTTGCTGCAGAACACACTCGAGAGAAAATTAATGGAATTAGCGTATGATGTATCTATGGCACCCTATTCACCCTCTGCGATGATGGGGTGGTCCCATTGGCATGTTCCGTGGGGGACGACTGCCACCTCTGCCTCCACCTCTGTGAGGAGGGGGGCCTCTGCGAGGGCTCATGTCGTCATAGTCTCTCCTACTGTGTTGCATGTGGTGACCCCCACGCCCACCACGATCGTATGGTCTACGATCAAATCCACCATGATCCCGAGAGGGGAAGCCTCCCATCGGACGACGACCTCTGTCCTCATACACTGTGGTGTAGCCACCATAGTCGTACGTTTCGTCATAAAAGTTGGGATCATACTGCTGGGCACGGCCTTTGATGGGTGCCTAAAATTAAAAAGGAATGCATGGAAATTAAAATCATCAGAAACTCACAGCACCCTTGTTTATGAGTTCACAGGAAGTTACATTGGTTTATTTTACCTCATTTATGAGTTCCAGCATGGTCTTAATACACTCAACAACCTTCTCTGCCTTGCCCCCCACTAACACTACACGGTCAGTGGACTGAGGGCAGCATTCCTGGAACAGCTTGATGGTTGTCTGGGTGTTCTGCAACAATAATTCACAGAGACATTAAGATGGGAGTTCAGTATGTCATGTTCTGACACAGAGAAGCTTTAACAGTTCTTTCTGAAGATGATCTTTAAATCTCACCTCACGAAGCTCTTTAATTTTGGCCCCCTTTACACCAATAATGCTGCCTGCTAAACTCTGATGGATCAGGATCCTCAACTCGCAGTCAAAGTCCACACCTTTATGATGCTGATACTGTGTCAATCAATCAAGACAGAAGACATATATTCAGATATTCATGGACACTTACAATTGTTTGTATCATTGTATCATTTGAAGTGAAAAAGAAAACAAGCTTACCTCTTCTAATGTAGGGATGATTTTTAGCAGTATTTCAGCCACAATAGGGATTTCTGCAGTGATGCTCAGGATCCTTCACATGTGCAATAGAATCAGTGTCACACAGTGAGAGATGAGagcataaaacaaaaattaaatgagAGCAGGGAATTCTTGCATTACACTACATTAACTAATGCCAGAGCCTGTCTGTGTGCATGAAAGAGTTACCCACAAGCGGATTAATCTAAGGTGTGTGGTCATGCACTCCCTCATGCTTTTGACTGCACATAAAAGGAGTGATGAGGCACAGCaagaaaaaccaaaaacaaagtGAGACTCCATCTGGTTCCTGGAAAGGCAGGATGGAGAAGAGAAGGAAAGGAAAGAGGATATGCACACTGTGTATTAAAGGAGTGTTCGGGAGCTTTAGTACACATTAGCTCTGATGAAAGAAGACAGAGGGGGAAATAAGAGGGAACCAAATGTAAGGGAAAAGAAGACAGCGATTCAGAGAAGAAAGACGAATTGGTGTGAAATAAGTAAGTGAAGCAAGATGTCCTTTACTGTTAGAAGAGAGATGGACAGATTTGAGGGAGAAAATGGTGAGGGGAAGAGTAGATGCACGGCAGGGATCACTGGCAGCGGGCAGACATTTGGGCTTTCAAAATAAGTCAACAACCAAAggaacacatcacaatacaaacagaacagGAGAGAAGGATTTCAATGCACTGCCCTTCACCCTTATTTACTGATCTGATTATTAGCAAGAAGTACTTAAATATAGAACTAAAAAAACATTGCAACTATGTACTTTTATAAGAAGGTTTCTGATCTCTTTGGGTGAGGACAAAGAGAAATAGCACCTTTGAAAAGGGAGGGAGTCGTTAGATGACAGATGGCAGCACAGGCATTTTGCATAACATTATAGCACTTCTAATAATATTGTAACCATAACATATGAGTGGTTGCTTATGGCAGTAGGGAGTATTCTGGTATAAAGGACACTATTAAGAGTACTGGTATTGGCAGTAACAATGCTGAGAGT encodes:
- the hnrnpk gene encoding heterogeneous nuclear ribonucleoprotein K isoform X2 codes for the protein MDTENDQQEEETTFSPESNGKRPAQDIDDKPDYKRSRKSDEMVELRVLLQSKNAGAVIGKAGKNIKALRTDYNATVSVPDSSGPERILSITAEIPIVAEILLKIIPTLEEYQHHKGVDFDCELRILIHQSLAGSIIGVKGAKIKELRENTQTTIKLFQECCPQSTDRVVLVGGKAEKVVECIKTMLELINEAPIKGRAQQYDPNFYDETYDYGGYTTVYEDRGRRPMGGFPSRDHGGFDRRPYDRGGRGGHHMQHSRRDYDDMSPRRGPPPHRGGGRGGSRPPRNMPMGPPHHRRGDDQYYSSHRSHSDDRQGDRRGRPRDRYGGSMNDGYDNSSWDSYQSGGRGSYGDMGGPVVTTQVTIPKDLAGSIIGKGGQRIKQIRHESGASIKIDEPLQGSEDRIITITGTQDQIQNAQYLLQNSALHLLGHHHE
- the hnrnpk gene encoding heterogeneous nuclear ribonucleoprotein K isoform X3, encoding MTSRTINALESLMKWWSCGYCSRAKMQELLLERQARTLKLCAQMILSITAEIPIVAEILLKIIPTLEEYQHHKGVDFDCELRILIHQSLAGSIIGVKGAKIKELRENTQTTIKLFQECCPQSTDRVVLVGGKAEKVVECIKTMLELINEAPIKGRAQQYDPNFYDETYDYGGYTTVYEDRGRRPMGGFPSRDHGGFDRRPYDRGGRGGHHMQHSRRDYDDMSPRRGPPPHRGGGRGGSRPPRNMPMGPPHHRRGDDQYYSSHRSHSDDRQGDRRGRPRDRYGGSMVSYHLFHSLPLQNDGYDNSSWDSYQSGGRGSYGDMGGPVVTTQVTIPKDLAGSIIGKGGQRIKQIRHESGASIKIDEPLQGSEDRIITITGTQDQIQNAQYLLQNSALHLLGHHHE
- the hnrnpk gene encoding heterogeneous nuclear ribonucleoprotein K isoform X1, whose product is MDTENDQQEEETTFSPESNGKRPAQDIDDKPDYKRSRKSDEMVELRVLLQSKNAGAVIGKAGKNIKALRTDYNATVSVPDSSGPERILSITAEIPIVAEILLKIIPTLEEYQHHKGVDFDCELRILIHQSLAGSIIGVKGAKIKELRENTQTTIKLFQECCPQSTDRVVLVGGKAEKVVECIKTMLELINEAPIKGRAQQYDPNFYDETYDYGGYTTVYEDRGRRPMGGFPSRDHGGFDRRPYDRGGRGGHHMQHSRRDYDDMSPRRGPPPHRGGGRGGSRPPRNMPMGPPHHRRGDDQYYSSHRSHSDDRQGDRRGRPRDRYGGSMVSYHLFHSLPLQNDGYDNSSWDSYQSGGRGSYGDMGGPVVTTQVTIPKDLAGSIIGKGGQRIKQIRHESGASIKIDEPLQGSEDRIITITGTQDQIQNAQYLLQNSALHLLGHHHE